The following proteins come from a genomic window of Megalobrama amblycephala isolate DHTTF-2021 linkage group LG1, ASM1881202v1, whole genome shotgun sequence:
- the LOC125244888 gene encoding uncharacterized protein LOC125244888, translating into MFFNFHFVFPVKQKFDISTDHKVYLADETGTEVDEDVFADIIEQKADTLWMVVDAVAVADSPAYTSYASSNETDSPSLHSVASSSDTQPSDSDGPFFPPKRARSDDHLQEAKEVLQDFELLFGVETASKLLEKWDSTLKQKVIQESKNLTHSLLLSCLIQSAEHCNTSQGDLDSDMFSLLLLVYLLPPPSCGNKKFVEISVHEALDHVVRFYKSCYSFEEVLGSTQTTQPYILAVGTLKSSIHDYYISVDERLIPCMAKSSLCFVEHLHSF; encoded by the exons ATGTTCTTTAATTTCCATTTTGTCTTTCCTGTCAAGCAGAAGTTTGACATCTCCACAGATCATAAGGTTTATTTAGCTGACGAGACTGGAACAGAAGTAGATGAAGATGTTTTTGCTGACATAATTGAGCAAAAGGCTGACACTCTTTGGATGGTAGTTGATGCTGTGGCTGTAGCAG ACTCTCCTGCATACACAAGCTATGCATCTTCAAATGAGACCGATTCACCGTCACTTCATTCAGTTGCATCATCATCAGACACACAGCCATCAGACAGCGATGGTCCTTTCTTCCCACCTAAAAGAGCTCGTTCTGATGACCATTTGCAAGAAGCTAAGGAG GTGCTTCAAGACTTTGAGTTACTATTTGGAGTGGAGACTGCATCTAAACTTCTGGAGAAGTGGGACTCTACTCTGAAGCAAAAAGTCATTCAAGAATCCAAAAACCTCACCCATTCACTACTTTTGAGTTGTCTAATTCAGTCTGCAGAACACTGCAACACCAGTCAAGGAG ACTTGGACAGTGATATGTTTTCCCTGTTATTGCTGGTCTATCTCCTGCCACCACCTTCTTGCGGAAATAAGAAGTTTGTCGAGATCAGTGTGCATGAAGCTTTGGATCATGTAGTAAGATTTTACAAG tcTTGTTACAGTTTTGAAGAAGTCCTTGGATCAACACAGACAACACAACCCTACATCTTGGCAGTTGGCACTTTGAAGAGTAGCATCCATGACTACTACATTTCTGTGGATGAGCGGCTCATTCCCTGCATGGCTAAGTCCTCTCTCTGTTTTGTTGAACATCTTCACTCATTTTAA